CACTCCGGCACCGTCCCGTACGACGGCGCCATCCTCATGCACGCGGTCCGCACCGAGCACCCGTCCCACCGCGACCTGAGGCCGCTCGTCGAGGATTTCGTGTTCCACTTTCCGTACCTCGGGACGTTCATCAACCGCATCGGCGGCGTCCGCGCGTGCCAGGAGAACGCCCAGCGCCTGCTCGATGACGATCAGGTCGTCGCCGTGTTTCCCGAGGGCATCAAAGGCATCGGCAAGCTGTACAAGGATCGGTACCGCTTGCAGCGGTTCGGCCGCGGCGGGTTCATCAAGCTCGCGCTGCGCACCGGCGCGCCGGTGATTCCGGTCGCGATCGTCGGGGCCGAAGAGATCCACCCGATGCTCGGCAAGGTCACGTGGCTGGCGCGCTCCGTCGGCATTCCGTACATTCCGATCACGCCGACCTTCCCGTTGCTCGGACCGCTCGGCGCGGTGCCGCTGCCAGCCAAGTGGACGATCGACTTCGGCGAGCCGTTCGATCTGCCCGCGCACTACGGTCCCGACGCGGCCGACGATCGAATCCTCGTCAACAAGCTCGCGGAGCAGGTGCGCTCGCGCATTCAAGAGATGATCGATCGGCGCGTCGCCCACCGCCGCTCGGTGCTGTTCGGTTAGCCGATCGCGCGCGGCGATGTGCTACCATTTTTGCTGGTCGAGGTACGCCATGGGGACCTCCTACGAGAGCGAGTTCGAAGACGCCCTCGAGATGGCGCGCGCGTTGCTCAACGGCAACGAAGACTCGGGCGACCTGTGGGAAGCCAACGATCTCGTCAACCACGCCATCGGCCTGCGTCCGGACGACGTCGACGCGTGGATCCTCAAATGCCAGGTGCTGTCCGCCCTCGAAGACGACACCGCTGCGCTGGCCGCGATCGAGATGGCCATCCGGCGGGCGCCGCGCCGCGCGGAGGTGCACTACTGGCGGGCGGCGGTGCTCGGCGACCTGCAGCGCTACGACGAAGCGCTCGACGCGATCGATCGCGGCTTTCAGTGCCTCACGCCGGACGAAGACTGGCTGATCGAGGACCTGTACTACGAAAAGGCGTCCGTGCTCGACGCGATCGGACGGCGCGCCGAGGCGCTCGCCACCTACGAGGCCGGGCTCGCGCGCTGCCCGGACAGCAACCTCCTTCGCTCGGCGCTCGAGCCGCTCCGGCGCGAGGACGCGCGCGCGCGCTTCAAGGTGCTCGAAGGCGGACGCCGCTGAGCGCGCGCGAATGCCGCCGCCACGCGCGCGGCGGGCGCGGCCGCTGGCCCTACTCGGCCGGCAACCGCGGCGGCTGCGGAATGCGCAGCAGGAAGCACGCCGGCAGATCCGGCGTCTCGACGACGTCGATCGAGCCGCCGTGCGCGTCGGCGACCAGCTTGCAGAAGTACAGGCCCAGTCCGCGGTTTGCGCGCGCGCCGGCGCGGCGCGCCTCGAGCCGGTAGTAGCGGTCGAAGATGCGTTCGCGCTCGGTGTCGGGCACCGGCGGTCCGTCGTTGCCGACGCGCACGACCAGTTCGCCGTCCTCGAGGGCCGCCGCCACCGCGACGCGGCCGCCGCGGGGCGCGTAGCGCACCGCGTTGTCGAGCAGGTTCTCGATCAGGCGCCC
This region of Deltaproteobacteria bacterium genomic DNA includes:
- a CDS encoding acyl-phosphate glycerol 3-phosphate acyltransferase; its protein translation is MPKDILGDNPFSDDAPAGTPADAPSGHAGAPTAGAPGGEAAAHGDGESPRGGRRPRATTVPDQAPAVPPAPDDGDSWDDAWYGSEAAVPPGDYGPPIPSVLPDARTLTGELRELERRVRERLTPAYPIEHTRRLPLQWLWKRYREFAMRDRSDVVDEFGRDPVYAERVAPLIDFLYRQWFRVDVSGVDHIPAEGRALVVANHSGTVPYDGAILMHAVRTEHPSHRDLRPLVEDFVFHFPYLGTFINRIGGVRACQENAQRLLDDDQVVAVFPEGIKGIGKLYKDRYRLQRFGRGGFIKLALRTGAPVIPVAIVGAEEIHPMLGKVTWLARSVGIPYIPITPTFPLLGPLGAVPLPAKWTIDFGEPFDLPAHYGPDAADDRILVNKLAEQVRSRIQEMIDRRVAHRRSVLFG